From Clarias gariepinus isolate MV-2021 ecotype Netherlands chromosome 1, CGAR_prim_01v2, whole genome shotgun sequence:
tttttttaaaccttaactAGTAACTGTAGTGACTAATTGGCCTGATACTGACACAGCCACGGTGGTGATTCAAATGCTACAGTGTGCTCTAGATGTACATACCTTTTCTTAGTCTTTTCTTGGCTTGATTCCCATTTCTTGTATTTGCAGAATGCGGGATGCGTCTTTTCATTGTGTTGGTAGTTGTGCCATATTTACCAGACTGTGCATTGTTCATTTTGGGAGGAGTTGGAAGAACAAAGTCATCTGTAATAAAGTCAAGTCATAAAGTACTTTCAAAACTGTAGTGACTAATTGGTCCACAGCGGTGATTAAAATGCTACAATGATGTGTACTTAATGCGCATaacttttgttattcttttcttGGCTTGATTCTCATTACTTGTATTTGCCAAAtgtggcttttttttgttgtgttagTAGTTGTGCATTATTTAATATAGTGCGACTAGCCGAATAGTGTGACTTTGTGAGTTTGCAGTAAGAACCATTACATCTCTACTATAATTCAAACATACTGAGCCCACCCCCATCTTCATATGACATGATTGTGTGACATGACCCACCACCACGATGTCACTGCCCCCTTTTGACCCCCTTTTCACTCCAACAAACACTTTTGAtattataaactgtaaaaatacaATGAAAGCAAAACAGATAAATTTGACCaccgcacacaaaaaaaaaacttcactgaATCTTTGTTCTGAGTGAGTAACAATCAGAGGTAGCTACAGGCGAAACGTGTTCACAAAGATTCTGTAAATTTTTCATCATGCAGTGGTTTATTTCActgttttactttaaatgttCCTGCTACCAACCTGCACCTGACGATCGCACTAGCTGTGCACAAGATTCTTTTGTTGGTTTACTCTAAAAATACAATGTTACAATGATGTAGCCCTTGGGGACATGCCTTCAGTGCATTGGTTCCTGTAAATtaacacctaccttcacaaggAATAAATGTTCGAATCTTCTTGGTAGCCTTTTCACCTAAAATTAGTCATATGCATTCTGTAAGACAGTAGTCATCTTTCAAACAATTAGGCATACCTGTCTTGACTGTCTTAATTTGAATTGAcattaattgaattgaaaaatgttataaaacccTACTCCAACCTCATTGTTGTGACAGaggtatgaaaataaatgtgaaaacctaattttttttattacatacctGTACTCTTTATCATAAGACCTGGAGAAGATTCTTTTTTACTGTCTTCATTGACAGATGGTTCATCTTAAAGGAAAAAAGTCAATAAATATTTGATAGACAATTACATATTCTGcaacaatgaagaaaaaaagggaaaaaaaagtcttacaaATGATCAAATTAGTAAAAGTGCACTACATACCAATTTGGTAGTCgggataaatttttttttttggcctcctCTTCATCGGTAACTCTTCTTCTGAGCCACTTAATTCAGCAGTTGTAGTAAAATCATACTTCTCACATTCATTCTTGTCATCTAAAAGTACATACAGCAATGGTAAAATGCATACAAATGAGTAAATCTTAATATACAAAAGCAACTGGGCAAAAATGCAAGTTTGGCTATTATAAAATACTTGTTTCATTTCTATAAGCGGATATCATCTTGCATGCCAACAGTCAACAATAAACGGGCTATTGAATGACTTTTTATTGCATGATATGATTTTGTGAGGAAGGGGCAGGACTAAATAAGCTTTTTGCTTCCtctcattttgttgtttttttctggatGAGACCGTTTGGTGTTGTGCTTCTGGTTATGGCTATTTGTTGTTGtctaagttaaaataaaacaataagagtctcaccaaaataaacaagtaaaactgACATTATAGCAGGctagaaatgaaaaaacatacataaGAGATAGATAAATGCACTttaatgttcatgtaataaataagaaaagtcCATATGTATGCGTTGACGATTTGA
This genomic window contains:
- the LOC128512665 gene encoding uncharacterized protein LOC128512665; this encodes MKIQSDDKNECEKYDFTTTAELSGSEEELPMKRRPKKKIYPDYQIDEPSVNEDSKKESSPGLMIKSTGEKATKKIRTFIPCEDDFVLPTPPKMNNAQSGKYGTTTNTMKRRIPHSANTRNGNQAKKRLRKDDFVLPTPPKMTDAQLEPKWTSPQDLNPWHTVVAAVPLSLFVMIEDHSALGLTKRVTPDPFPRGSVGVPQGLSLIDRDHSALGLVKRVSPDPFPRGDVGVPQGLPLINRGI